The following coding sequences are from one Panthera leo isolate Ple1 chromosome E1, P.leo_Ple1_pat1.1, whole genome shotgun sequence window:
- the MRPL12 gene encoding 39S ribosomal protein L12, mitochondrial — protein sequence MLPAAARPFWGPCLRRQGAALRLARQQVPRVCAVRLMRCSSPRMGEALAGAPLDNAPKEYPPKIQQLVQDIASLTLLEISDLNELLKKTLKIQDVGLMPMGGTVPGAAPAAAAPEEAEEDIPRQKERTHFTVRLTEAKPVDKVRLIKEIKNYIQGINLVQAKKLVESLPQEIKANVSKAEAEKIKAALEAVGGTVVLE from the exons ATGCTGCCGGCGGCCGCTCGCCCCTTTTGGGGGCCGTGTCTCAGACGTCAGGGCGCTGCGCTCCGTCTCGCCAG GCAACAGGTGCCCCGTGTCTGCGCTGTGCGGCTGATGAGATGCAGCAGCCCTCGAATGGGGGAGGCCCTCGCCGGCGCACCCCTGGATAACGCCCCCAAGGAGTATCCCCCCAAGATCCAGCAGCTGGTCCAGGACATCGCCAGCCTCACGCTCTTGGAGATCTCAGATCTCAACGAGCTTCTGAAG aAAACCCTGAAGATCCAGGATGTTGGACTCATGCCAATGggtggcacagtgcctggtgctgCCCCTGCTGCAGCAGCCCCAGAG gaggcagaggaagacatCCCCAGACAGAAAGAGCGGACGCATTTCACCGTCCGCCTGACAGAGGCAAAGCCCGTGGACAAAGTGAGGCTGATCAAAGAAATCAAGAACTACATCCAGGGCATAAACCTCGTCCAG GCAAAGAAGCTGGTGGAGTCCCTGCCCCAGGAGATCAAAGCCAATGTCTCCAAGGCCGAGGCGGAGAAGATCAAGGCAGCCCTGGAGGCGGTGGGCGGCACCGTGGTTCTAGAATAG